One stretch of Shewanella sp. Arc9-LZ DNA includes these proteins:
- the adhE gene encoding bifunctional acetaldehyde-CoA/alcohol dehydrogenase, whose amino-acid sequence MTVTNTQELDLLVERVAKAQAEFANFSQEKVDTIFRAAALAAADARISLAKMAVTETGMGVLEDKVIKNHFASEYIYNKYKDEKTCGILSEDLTFGTITIAEPVGIICGIVPTTNPTSTAIFKALISLKTRNGIIFSPHPRAKNSTTTAAKIVLDAAVAAGAPKDIIGWIDQPSVALSNQLMTHAKVNLILATGGPGMVKAAYSSGKPAIGVGAGNTPIVIDETADIKRAVSSILMSKTFDNGVVCASEQAVIVVDSIYKQVKERFISHGGHILSKAETAAMQSVILKNGGLNADIVGQSAVAIAAMAGFEVPSTTKVLIGEVTDIDDAEAFAHEKLSPLLGMYKAKDFNEAMDKAEALVTLGGIGHTSGLYTNQDTQDERVKAFGFRMKTARILINTPASQGGIGDLYNFKLAPSLTLGCGSWGGNSISENVGPSHLINKKMVAKRAENMLWHKLPSSIYFRRGSLPIALEELSDKKRALIITDKFLFNNGYCNETLKILKAQGLETEIFYEVEADPTLAIVRQGAKVAQSFQPDVIIALGGGSPMDAAKIIWVMYEHPEVDFADLALRFMDIRKRIYKFPKMGVKAQMVAIPTTSGTGSEVTPFAVVTDEVTGKKYPIADYQLTPNMAIVDPNLVMDMPKSLTAFGGIDAVTHALEAYVSVMANEYSDGQALQALDLLFKYLPDSYEFGAKAPVAREKVHNGATIAGIAFANAFLGVCHSMAHKLGAEFHLAHGLANALLISNVIRFNATDMPTKQAAFSQYDRPKALCRYAAIADYLKLGGKTDAQKVEKLIEKIEQLKTTIGIPASIQDAGVNEADFIAKLDELAEDAFDDQCTGANPRYPLIKELKQVLLDSFYGRAYKD is encoded by the coding sequence ATGACAGTTACCAATACACAAGAGCTTGATTTATTAGTTGAGCGCGTTGCCAAAGCTCAAGCCGAGTTTGCAAACTTTAGCCAAGAAAAAGTCGATACTATCTTTAGAGCGGCTGCTTTAGCTGCAGCAGATGCACGCATATCTCTGGCAAAAATGGCCGTAACCGAAACCGGCATGGGTGTATTAGAAGATAAAGTGATTAAAAACCACTTCGCATCTGAATACATTTATAACAAATACAAAGATGAAAAAACCTGCGGTATTTTATCTGAGGACTTAACCTTCGGTACCATTACTATTGCAGAGCCGGTCGGAATTATTTGCGGTATTGTCCCCACAACTAACCCTACTTCTACTGCTATTTTTAAAGCGCTTATTAGCTTAAAAACCCGTAATGGCATTATTTTCTCACCACACCCAAGAGCTAAAAACTCAACGACTACAGCGGCTAAAATTGTATTAGATGCCGCAGTTGCAGCAGGTGCACCTAAAGATATTATTGGCTGGATTGACCAACCAAGCGTGGCATTGTCTAATCAGTTAATGACTCATGCAAAAGTTAACCTCATTTTAGCCACCGGTGGACCAGGCATGGTTAAAGCAGCGTATTCATCAGGTAAACCAGCCATTGGTGTTGGCGCAGGTAATACACCCATTGTTATCGATGAAACAGCAGACATCAAACGCGCGGTAAGCTCTATATTAATGTCAAAGACCTTTGACAATGGTGTGGTATGTGCTTCTGAACAAGCGGTGATTGTAGTCGACAGCATTTATAAGCAAGTTAAAGAGCGTTTTATCAGTCACGGTGGTCATATTCTGTCTAAAGCAGAAACTGCGGCAATGCAAAGTGTCATCCTTAAAAACGGTGGCCTTAATGCCGATATCGTTGGCCAGAGTGCTGTTGCGATAGCCGCAATGGCAGGTTTTGAAGTGCCTAGTACCACCAAAGTGCTTATTGGTGAAGTGACTGATATTGATGATGCTGAAGCCTTTGCTCACGAGAAATTATCTCCGTTATTAGGGATGTATAAAGCAAAAGACTTTAATGAGGCAATGGACAAAGCGGAAGCCTTAGTTACCTTGGGCGGTATTGGTCATACATCTGGTTTATATACCAATCAAGACACCCAGGATGAGCGTGTTAAAGCCTTTGGTTTTAGAATGAAAACAGCCCGTATTTTGATTAACACACCTGCTTCACAAGGTGGTATCGGTGACTTATATAACTTCAAGCTAGCACCATCGTTAACACTAGGTTGTGGTTCATGGGGCGGTAATTCAATTTCTGAGAACGTCGGACCAAGTCACTTAATCAATAAAAAAATGGTCGCTAAGAGGGCTGAAAACATGTTGTGGCATAAGCTTCCATCATCTATTTATTTCCGTCGCGGTAGCTTACCAATAGCACTTGAAGAGTTAAGTGATAAAAAACGCGCGCTGATCATCACTGACAAGTTTTTATTTAATAACGGTTACTGTAATGAAACCTTAAAAATTCTGAAAGCACAGGGGCTTGAAACCGAAATTTTTTATGAAGTAGAAGCTGACCCAACCTTAGCCATTGTGCGCCAAGGCGCTAAAGTTGCGCAAAGCTTCCAACCTGATGTGATTATTGCATTAGGCGGTGGTTCGCCAATGGATGCTGCTAAAATCATTTGGGTTATGTACGAACATCCTGAAGTTGATTTTGCCGATCTAGCGCTGCGTTTCATGGACATTCGTAAACGTATTTATAAATTTCCTAAGATGGGCGTTAAAGCTCAAATGGTTGCCATTCCGACAACCTCAGGTACTGGATCAGAAGTGACTCCTTTTGCCGTGGTAACCGATGAAGTAACCGGAAAGAAATACCCTATTGCTGACTATCAATTAACGCCGAACATGGCGATTGTCGATCCTAACTTAGTCATGGACATGCCAAAATCACTGACCGCTTTTGGTGGTATTGATGCTGTCACACATGCGTTAGAAGCTTATGTGAGCGTGATGGCAAACGAATACAGTGATGGCCAAGCACTGCAGGCATTAGACCTATTATTTAAGTACCTTCCGGACTCTTATGAATTTGGTGCTAAAGCACCCGTTGCTCGTGAAAAAGTCCATAATGGTGCCACCATAGCCGGTATTGCTTTTGCCAATGCATTCTTAGGCGTTTGTCACTCAATGGCGCACAAATTAGGTGCTGAGTTTCACTTAGCTCATGGTTTGGCTAATGCATTATTAATCTCTAACGTGATCCGCTTTAACGCGACAGATATGCCAACCAAGCAAGCAGCATTTAGTCAATACGACCGCCCTAAAGCCTTATGTCGTTATGCGGCCATTGCAGATTATTTAAAGCTAGGCGGTAAAACGGATGCTCAAAAAGTTGAAAAACTGATTGAGAAAATCGAACAGCTAAAAACAACGATTGGTATTCCTGCATCAATTCAAGATGCTGGCGTTAATGAAGCAGATTTTATCGCCAAACTGGATGAACTGGCTGAAGATGCATTTGATGATCAGTGTACTGGCGCCAATCCACGTTACCCGTTGATTAAAGAGCTAAAACAAGTGTTATTAGACAGCTTCTATGGCCGAGCTTATAAAGACTAG
- the pyk gene encoding pyruvate kinase has protein sequence MFRRTKIVTTLGPATDRDDNLRKIIAAGANVVRLNFSHGSPEDHLKRATDTRRIAKELGKHVAILGDLQGPKIRISTFKDNQKIKLNLGDSFILDADLAKGEGDDKQVGIDYKQLPNDVVIGDILMLDDGRVQLRVDRVEGHKVFTTVTVAGPLSNNKGINKKGGGLTAPALTEKDMADIKTAALIDVDFLAVSFPRTGADLDLARALALEAGSKALIVAKVERAEAVESDEAMDDVIRASDVVMVARGDLGVEIGDAALVAVQKRLIERSRQLNKAVITATQMMESMITSPMPTRAEVMDVANAVLDGTDAVMLSAETAAGDFPEETVMAMANVCLGAELHPSVNVSKHRMDQRFSSVEETIALSTMYAANHLPGVKAIISLTESGATAKLMSRISSGLPIFALSRHQKTLASMAMYRGVQPIEFDSTAYPADELAKEALNCMVNRGYLVSGDMVLMTKGDAMETIGGTNTCKVLIVA, from the coding sequence ATGTTCCGCAGAACTAAAATCGTTACGACACTTGGACCAGCAACTGACCGCGATGACAATTTGCGTAAAATTATCGCCGCAGGAGCTAACGTTGTTAGACTTAACTTCTCACATGGTTCACCAGAAGATCATTTAAAACGTGCTACAGATACACGTAGAATCGCTAAAGAATTGGGCAAGCATGTCGCTATTTTAGGTGACTTACAAGGTCCTAAAATACGTATTTCTACCTTCAAAGATAACCAAAAAATCAAACTTAACTTAGGTGATAGCTTTATTCTTGATGCTGACTTAGCAAAAGGCGAAGGCGATGATAAACAAGTTGGTATTGATTACAAGCAATTGCCTAATGATGTAGTCATTGGCGATATACTAATGCTCGATGATGGTCGAGTACAGTTAAGAGTTGACCGTGTTGAAGGCCACAAAGTCTTCACAACGGTTACTGTAGCTGGCCCGTTATCTAATAACAAAGGCATCAATAAGAAAGGTGGCGGCTTAACCGCTCCGGCCCTAACTGAAAAAGACATGGCAGATATTAAAACTGCAGCCTTAATTGATGTTGATTTCTTAGCCGTATCATTCCCACGTACTGGTGCTGATCTTGATCTAGCACGTGCGTTAGCACTTGAAGCCGGCAGTAAAGCGCTAATTGTCGCTAAAGTTGAACGTGCTGAAGCCGTTGAAAGCGATGAAGCAATGGATGATGTTATCCGCGCATCAGATGTAGTCATGGTTGCTCGTGGTGATTTGGGTGTCGAAATTGGTGATGCTGCACTTGTTGCCGTACAAAAACGCCTAATTGAACGCTCGCGTCAACTCAACAAAGCTGTGATCACTGCGACCCAAATGATGGAGTCGATGATTACCAGCCCAATGCCAACACGTGCAGAAGTAATGGACGTGGCTAACGCAGTGTTAGACGGTACTGATGCGGTAATGCTTTCAGCAGAAACTGCCGCTGGTGACTTCCCTGAAGAAACCGTTATGGCAATGGCTAACGTTTGTTTAGGCGCTGAATTACACCCAAGTGTAAATGTATCTAAGCACCGCATGGATCAACGCTTCTCTTCTGTTGAAGAAACAATTGCCCTTTCAACCATGTATGCGGCTAACCATTTACCTGGCGTTAAAGCGATTATTTCGTTAACAGAATCTGGCGCGACAGCTAAATTAATGTCACGTATTAGCTCTGGTTTACCTATTTTTGCATTATCTCGTCATCAAAAGACATTAGCCAGCATGGCAATGTACCGTGGTGTACAACCAATTGAGTTTGACTCAACTGCGTACCCTGCCGATGAGCTAGCTAAAGAAGCATTA
- the pgl gene encoding 6-phosphogluconolactonase, producing the protein MIKDTVFKSFDTPADLEAKLADKIAKQLQDAVDTRGKASLVVSGGSTPLKLFELLSHKLVDWSDVYITLADERWVGTDEKDSNERLVREHLLQNRAASGKFRGLKNMFATPEAGCDMTSESLANFPRPFDVVILGMGTDGHTCSWFPCSAELDNALTTKALCVAVNPTTAPHARITLSKDAILNSRQIYLHLVGEPKLTVYHQALENDDVTQMPIRAVLAQRKTPVDVFYSA; encoded by the coding sequence ATGATTAAAGATACTGTATTTAAATCGTTCGACACTCCAGCTGATTTAGAAGCTAAATTAGCCGACAAAATTGCGAAGCAATTACAAGATGCTGTCGACACTCGTGGCAAAGCCAGCTTAGTGGTATCGGGTGGTTCAACACCGTTGAAATTATTTGAGCTATTAAGCCATAAACTCGTCGACTGGAGTGATGTTTATATCACTTTGGCTGATGAACGTTGGGTTGGCACTGATGAAAAAGATTCAAATGAAAGGTTGGTTCGCGAGCATTTATTGCAAAACCGCGCTGCCAGTGGAAAGTTTCGTGGTTTAAAAAATATGTTCGCAACCCCTGAAGCCGGTTGCGATATGACCAGCGAATCATTGGCTAATTTCCCGCGTCCTTTTGATGTGGTGATATTGGGGATGGGTACTGATGGGCATACTTGTTCGTGGTTCCCTTGCAGCGCAGAACTTGATAATGCATTAACCACTAAAGCTTTGTGTGTTGCGGTCAATCCGACTACGGCTCCACATGCACGTATCACTTTGTCTAAAGATGCCATTTTAAATAGTCGTCAGATTTATTTGCATCTTGTCGGAGAACCAAAATTAACTGTTTATCATCAGGCTCTTGAGAATGATGATGTTACCCAAATGCCCATTAGAGCCGTATTAGCGCAGCGTAAAACGCCCGTTGATGTGTTCTATAGCGCGTAA
- a CDS encoding MurR/RpiR family transcriptional regulator, which translates to MNTLEKVQKSLTQFSKSERKVAEVILASPQTAIHSSIATLAKMADVSEPTVNRFCRRLDTKGFPDFKLHLAQSLANGTPYVSRHVEEDDTPESYTTKIFESSMASLDTARQSLDTSAINKAVDILTQAKTISFFGLGASASVAHDAQNKFFRFNVPVICFDDVLMQRMSCINCNEGDVVVLISHTGRTKSLIEIARIARENGAAVIGITARNSPLSYECTLPVTMEVPEDTDMYLPMASRLAQLVTIDVLATGFTLRRGPRFRDNLKRVKEVLKESRVNKDLTI; encoded by the coding sequence ATGAATACCCTTGAAAAGGTTCAAAAAAGCCTTACCCAATTTAGTAAATCGGAACGTAAAGTTGCCGAAGTCATATTAGCCTCACCGCAAACAGCTATACATTCAAGTATTGCCACATTAGCCAAAATGGCTGATGTTAGTGAACCAACTGTTAACCGATTTTGTCGTCGATTAGACACAAAAGGGTTCCCTGATTTTAAGTTACATTTGGCTCAAAGTCTTGCTAACGGTACACCTTATGTTAGTCGACATGTTGAAGAAGATGATACGCCTGAGTCGTACACAACAAAAATCTTCGAATCTTCAATGGCATCGCTCGATACTGCCCGTCAAAGTTTAGATACATCAGCGATAAATAAAGCGGTCGATATTCTCACTCAAGCCAAGACTATTTCGTTTTTTGGCCTTGGTGCATCAGCGTCTGTAGCCCACGATGCACAAAACAAGTTCTTTCGTTTTAATGTACCAGTAATATGCTTCGATGACGTGTTAATGCAGCGAATGAGCTGTATTAACTGTAATGAAGGCGACGTAGTCGTATTGATTTCGCATACTGGCCGGACTAAATCACTGATTGAAATAGCTCGTATTGCACGTGAAAACGGCGCTGCTGTGATTGGTATTACCGCCCGTAACTCACCATTGTCTTATGAGTGTACATTGCCTGTAACGATGGAAGTGCCCGAAGACACCGACATGTATTTACCGATGGCATCGCGCTTAGCGCAATTGGTTACTATAGATGTGTTGGCAACAGGCTTTACCTTACGCCGCGGCCCTCGTTTCCGTGATAATTTAAAACGTGTAAAAGAAGTGTTGAAAGAATCTCGTGTGAACAAGGATTTAACCATCTAA
- a CDS encoding bifunctional 4-hydroxy-2-oxoglutarate aldolase/2-dehydro-3-deoxy-phosphogluconate aldolase, giving the protein MIEPNNWLFQPHDVFKRSPVVPVMVINKIEHAVPLAKALVAGGISVLEVTLRTPCALEAIAKIAKEVPEALVGAGTILNEAQLNQAVAAGSQFIITPGATIDLLKAAKKGTVPLIPGVASISEIMVGMELGYTHFKFFPAEASGGVNALKSFSGPLSDIRFCPTGGISPATYKDYLALSNVDCIGGSWIAPTDAVDNEEWDRITQLCKEALAAL; this is encoded by the coding sequence ATGATTGAGCCTAATAACTGGTTGTTTCAACCACATGACGTGTTTAAACGCAGCCCGGTAGTTCCGGTCATGGTCATTAATAAAATTGAACATGCTGTGCCTTTAGCAAAAGCCTTAGTGGCTGGCGGTATTAGTGTACTTGAAGTTACGCTTCGTACACCTTGCGCCCTTGAAGCGATTGCAAAGATTGCTAAAGAAGTACCTGAAGCACTTGTTGGTGCAGGGACTATTTTAAATGAAGCTCAGCTAAACCAAGCGGTTGCTGCTGGTTCACAGTTTATTATCACTCCTGGTGCAACGATTGATTTACTAAAAGCAGCCAAGAAAGGTACTGTGCCATTGATTCCTGGTGTGGCTAGTATTTCTGAGATCATGGTGGGTATGGAGTTGGGTTACACTCACTTCAAGTTTTTCCCAGCAGAAGCTTCTGGTGGCGTCAATGCACTGAAATCATTCTCTGGCCCATTGTCTGATATTCGTTTCTGTCCAACAGGCGGTATTAGCCCTGCGACTTATAAAGATTACTTAGCACTATCAAATGTTGATTGTATTGGCGGTAGCTGGATAGCACCGACTGATGCAGTAGACAACGAAGAGTGGGATCGCATTACCCAACTGTGTAAAGAAGCGCTTGCTGCACTGTAA
- a CDS encoding aspartate/glutamate racemase family protein, whose translation MKTIGMIGGMSWESTLNYYKAINQGVKSALGGLHSAKICLYSVDFAEIETLQHKGLWNDTAIHLSTAAKAVEAGGADFLLICTNTMHKVADEIQAQISIPILHIADATAEVLLADGISKVGLLGTRFTMEQDFYKQRISDNYPIEVLVPSSDEQTLIHDVIYQELCLGTINPQSRQCYLGIIDKLYAQGAEAVILGCTEIALLVQQQHTHVPLYDTTQIHANKAVMLALSQ comes from the coding sequence ATGAAAACAATCGGTATGATAGGTGGTATGAGTTGGGAGTCGACACTCAATTACTACAAAGCCATTAATCAAGGCGTGAAGTCTGCCCTAGGCGGACTGCATTCAGCCAAGATTTGTTTATACAGTGTTGATTTTGCTGAAATAGAAACCCTACAACATAAGGGGTTGTGGAATGACACTGCTATTCACTTATCGACTGCAGCGAAAGCGGTTGAAGCTGGCGGGGCAGATTTTTTGTTGATTTGTACCAATACCATGCACAAAGTGGCTGATGAGATCCAAGCACAAATCTCTATACCCATTTTGCATATTGCTGATGCCACTGCTGAGGTGTTGTTAGCCGATGGGATCAGTAAAGTCGGCCTACTCGGCACGCGCTTTACCATGGAACAGGACTTTTATAAGCAGCGGATAAGCGATAACTATCCCATTGAAGTACTAGTACCTTCATCAGACGAGCAAACATTAATCCATGACGTGATATATCAAGAGTTATGTCTGGGCACGATTAATCCGCAATCACGGCAATGCTATCTTGGTATTATTGATAAATTATATGCACAAGGAGCTGAGGCGGTAATTTTAGGTTGTACTGAAATAGCCTTGCTAGTGCAGCAGCAACATACCCATGTTCCTTTGTATGATACGACTCAAATACATGCCAATAAGGCCGTTATGCTGGCATTATCTCAGTAG
- the edd gene encoding phosphogluconate dehydratase has protein sequence MHSVVQAVTDRIIARSKQSRSTYLTALNDAKAKGVHRSALSCGNLAHGFAACQPADKDSLRQLTKANIGIVTAFNDMLSAHQPYETYPNMLKQACVDVGSVAQVAAGVPAMCDGVTQGQPGMELSLLSREVIAMSTAIGLSHNMFDGALLLGICDKIVPGLLIGALSFGHLPMLFVPAGPMKSGIPNKEKARIRQQFAQGQVDRAVLLEAEAKSYHSAGTCTFYGTANSNQLMLEIMGLQLPGSSFVNPDDPLRDELSKMAAKQVCRLTSMGTQYTPIGEVVSEKSVVNGIVGILATGGSTNLTMHIVAAARAAGIIVNWDDFSDLSDAVPLLARVYPNGHADINHFHAAGGMALLIKELLDGGLLHEDVNTVAGYGLRRYTQEPRLLDGELKWVDGVTESLDKEVLTHLATPFQSNGGLKLLKGNLGRAVIKVSAVPDNNRVIEGPAIVIDDQNKLDALFQAGELDRDCVVVVRGQGPKANGMPELHKLTPYLGTLQDKGFKVALVTDGRMSGASGKVPAAIHLTPEALDGGLIAKVENGDVIRVDATTGELTLFVDEKTLASRTAGKVDLHHSSYGMGRELFGALRRSLSSPETGARSTNAIDELY, from the coding sequence ATGCACTCAGTAGTACAAGCCGTCACCGATAGAATTATCGCACGCAGTAAACAGTCTCGTTCAACGTATTTAACGGCCTTAAACGATGCCAAAGCCAAAGGTGTTCATCGTAGCGCCCTAAGTTGTGGCAATTTGGCTCATGGATTCGCGGCCTGTCAGCCAGCGGACAAAGACTCTTTACGTCAACTGACGAAAGCCAATATTGGTATCGTAACCGCATTTAACGACATGTTGTCAGCGCATCAACCCTACGAAACCTATCCAAATATGCTTAAGCAAGCATGTGTGGACGTAGGCAGTGTGGCGCAGGTTGCTGCCGGTGTTCCTGCTATGTGTGACGGCGTGACCCAAGGTCAGCCGGGCATGGAGTTAAGTCTACTGAGTCGTGAAGTCATTGCGATGTCTACTGCGATAGGTTTATCGCACAACATGTTTGATGGCGCGTTACTGCTGGGTATTTGCGACAAAATCGTCCCGGGTTTATTAATTGGCGCGTTAAGTTTTGGTCATTTGCCGATGCTATTTGTGCCTGCTGGGCCAATGAAGTCGGGTATTCCAAACAAAGAAAAAGCACGTATTCGTCAACAATTTGCTCAAGGGCAAGTTGATCGTGCTGTACTGCTTGAAGCTGAAGCTAAGTCATATCATAGCGCTGGCACTTGTACTTTCTATGGTACGGCTAACTCTAACCAGTTAATGCTTGAAATTATGGGCTTACAATTACCTGGTTCATCGTTTGTTAATCCTGACGATCCATTACGTGATGAATTGAGCAAAATGGCTGCTAAACAAGTTTGTCGTTTAACGTCAATGGGCACTCAGTACACACCAATTGGTGAAGTGGTATCTGAAAAGTCAGTAGTGAACGGCATTGTGGGTATTCTTGCGACAGGTGGTTCAACTAACTTAACCATGCACATTGTCGCAGCAGCTCGCGCCGCAGGCATTATCGTTAATTGGGATGATTTTTCTGATTTATCTGATGCAGTACCATTATTAGCCCGCGTATATCCAAATGGTCATGCCGATATTAATCACTTCCACGCTGCTGGCGGCATGGCATTGTTGATTAAAGAGTTACTTGATGGCGGTTTATTGCATGAAGATGTCAATACCGTTGCTGGTTACGGCTTGCGTCGTTATACCCAAGAACCTCGTTTGCTTGATGGCGAACTTAAGTGGGTTGATGGTGTGACAGAAAGCTTAGACAAAGAAGTATTAACCCACCTTGCTACACCGTTCCAAAGCAATGGCGGCTTGAAATTATTGAAAGGTAATTTAGGTCGTGCGGTGATTAAAGTGTCTGCAGTACCTGATAATAATCGTGTGATTGAAGGTCCTGCGATTGTGATTGATGATCAAAACAAACTCGACGCACTATTTCAGGCAGGCGAGCTTGACAGAGATTGTGTTGTGGTTGTTCGAGGTCAAGGCCCTAAAGCTAATGGTATGCCTGAGCTTCACAAGCTCACACCTTATTTAGGCACCTTACAAGACAAAGGTTTCAAAGTGGCGTTGGTCACCGATGGCCGTATGTCTGGAGCCTCTGGTAAGGTTCCTGCTGCAATTCATTTAACCCCAGAAGCACTTGATGGTGGTCTGATTGCCAAAGTTGAAAACGGCGATGTGATTCGTGTTGATGCGACAACGGGTGAATTAACCCTGTTTGTAGACGAGAAAACACTTGCAAGTCGAACTGCAGGTAAAGTGGATTTGCATCATTCAAGTTATGGCATGGGCCGTGAATTGTTTGGCGCGCTTCGACGTAGTTTAAGCAGCCCTGAAACAGGTGCTCGCAGTACTAACGCTATTGATGAATTATATTAA
- the zwf gene encoding glucose-6-phosphate dehydrogenase: protein MGKSIGAKACDFVLFGTKGDLARRKLLPSLYQLDKAELLDKETKVIGVAKDAFTQEEFIALVTKALNTFVKDELCPTTLARFLSRCHYIGTNFTDPEGYSAFHDLLEPSKRVMVNYFATPPSIFGAICRCLHAQDLIQSDTRVVLEKPIGTDLESSHVINDQVAEFFNENQVYRIDHYLGKETVQNLIALRFANSLFASKWDNRTIDHVQITVAEEVGIEGRWGYFDGAGQMRDMIQNHLLQVLTLVAMDPPVNLDADSIRDEKVKVLKSLRPINQDNVYENTVRGQYSAGFLKGSPVPGYLEEEDANTQSNTETFVALRVDIDNWRWAGVPFYLRSGKRMPFKSSEIVVYFKNPPHNLYRASLRNLPPNKLTIRLQPHEGVEIQMMNKVPGLEQKQRLQTTKLDLSFSDTFKNERIADAYERLLLEAMLGNQALFVRRDEVEQAWKWVDGIIQSWEQSGERPKPYPCGTWGPVASVALITKDGRSWDE from the coding sequence ATGGGCAAATCAATTGGAGCCAAGGCTTGCGACTTCGTACTTTTCGGTACAAAAGGCGATTTAGCTAGGCGTAAATTATTACCTTCTCTATATCAGCTAGATAAAGCAGAATTACTTGATAAAGAAACCAAGGTAATCGGTGTAGCAAAAGACGCATTCACTCAAGAAGAGTTTATCGCCCTCGTTACTAAAGCACTAAATACATTTGTTAAAGACGAACTTTGCCCAACAACGTTAGCGCGCTTCCTCAGTCGTTGTCATTATATCGGTACTAATTTTACAGATCCTGAAGGCTACAGTGCCTTCCACGATTTACTTGAACCAAGTAAACGCGTCATGGTGAACTACTTCGCGACACCTCCTTCGATTTTCGGTGCCATCTGCCGTTGTTTACATGCACAAGACCTTATTCAATCTGATACCCGTGTTGTGCTGGAAAAGCCAATTGGTACCGATTTAGAATCATCGCATGTGATTAATGACCAAGTTGCCGAGTTCTTTAATGAGAACCAGGTTTACCGCATAGACCATTACTTAGGTAAAGAAACAGTACAAAACTTGATTGCTTTGCGTTTTGCTAACTCATTGTTTGCCTCTAAGTGGGATAATCGCACGATTGATCATGTCCAGATTACTGTAGCTGAAGAAGTGGGTATTGAAGGGCGCTGGGGCTACTTTGATGGCGCAGGCCAAATGCGTGACATGATCCAAAACCATTTACTACAAGTGTTAACTTTGGTTGCGATGGATCCTCCAGTCAATTTAGACGCTGACAGTATTCGTGATGAAAAAGTAAAAGTACTCAAGTCACTGCGTCCAATTAACCAAGACAATGTGTATGAAAATACCGTTCGTGGTCAATACAGTGCGGGTTTCTTAAAAGGCTCGCCTGTTCCTGGTTATCTCGAAGAAGAAGATGCCAATACACAATCAAACACCGAAACCTTTGTGGCACTTCGTGTTGATATTGATAATTGGCGTTGGGCTGGTGTGCCATTCTATTTACGTAGTGGCAAGCGTATGCCGTTCAAGAGCAGTGAAATTGTGGTGTATTTTAAAAACCCACCGCATAACTTGTACCGAGCAAGCTTACGTAATCTGCCACCAAACAAATTGACCATCCGCTTACAACCTCATGAAGGGGTTGAAATTCAGATGATGAACAAAGTTCCTGGTCTTGAGCAAAAGCAACGTCTACAAACGACCAAGCTTGATTTAAGTTTCAGTGACACTTTTAAAAACGAACGTATTGCAGATGCATATGAACGTTTGTTATTAGAAGCGATGCTTGGTAATCAAGCGCTGTTTGTGCGTCGTGATGAAGTTGAGCAAGCGTGGAAATGGGTCGATGGCATCATTCAGTCTTGGGAACAAAGTGGCGAAAGGCCTAAGCCTTATCCTTGTGGAACATGGGGACCTGTGGCATCGGTTGCATTGATAACCAAAGATGGTCGTTCTTGGGACGAGTAG
- a CDS encoding DUF1993 family protein, with amino-acid sequence MLYDLTVVQFSKMLNNLSAILVKGEGFAEAKKIEMSVLLNSRLAPDQFNLTRQVQIACDTAKLAVARLTGQEDSAPKHEDNETTLAELQTRIASVVDYLATFTAEDFAGAETRKITHRRWEDKYLTGRDFAFEHAIPNIYFHVTTTYAILRHNGVEVGKKDYLGAMPFKS; translated from the coding sequence ATGCTTTATGATTTAACGGTTGTACAATTTAGTAAAATGCTTAATAACCTAAGTGCAATCCTTGTCAAAGGTGAAGGCTTTGCAGAAGCTAAAAAAATTGAAATGTCGGTGTTACTTAATTCACGTTTAGCGCCTGATCAATTTAACTTAACTCGCCAAGTGCAAATTGCGTGCGATACAGCCAAATTAGCCGTCGCGCGTTTAACTGGCCAAGAAGATAGTGCGCCAAAACATGAAGATAATGAGACGACATTAGCGGAGTTACAAACTCGTATCGCTTCTGTTGTCGATTATTTAGCCACGTTTACAGCCGAAGACTTTGCTGGTGCAGAAACGCGTAAAATTACTCATCGTCGTTGGGAAGATAAATATCTTACTGGGCGTGATTTCGCTTTTGAACATGCCATTCCTAATATTTATTTCCATGTGACCACTACCTATGCAATTTTGCGTCATAATGGTGTTGAAGTGGGCAAAAAAGACTACTTAGGTGCAATGCCATTTAAGTCGTAA